A genome region from Labilibaculum antarcticum includes the following:
- a CDS encoding polysaccharide deacetylase family protein: MRRKRNSFLGILILWCVLVMYSCRNDLSIIVHEKEISKRIENGLLTVKFPELKNNSRDSRNVCDSINSNVELFLNSLLYEMDLDENHEVKSESRVCNRELKIDYTLDVFARDYVSARFTVYSYQGGEHGQTFFKCFNYSTQRAEQLKLDDLLHLKRKKELQSLNKLLIKYFENPDHCFNELPFIAADFQFFSYQDDCFIFSFSDNSLGDYVCGTAEIKIPIWDLKQHGLWKL; this comes from the coding sequence TTGAGAAGAAAGAGGAACTCATTTTTGGGAATTTTGATACTTTGGTGTGTCTTAGTGATGTATTCCTGCAGGAATGATCTCAGTATTATTGTGCACGAAAAGGAGATATCAAAGAGAATAGAAAATGGACTTCTAACTGTGAAATTTCCTGAATTAAAAAACAATAGTCGTGATTCTCGAAATGTTTGTGATTCTATAAATTCAAATGTTGAACTGTTTTTAAATTCATTGTTGTATGAAATGGATTTGGATGAGAATCATGAAGTAAAGTCAGAAAGTAGAGTCTGCAACAGAGAGCTGAAAATTGATTATACTCTGGATGTTTTTGCTCGAGATTATGTAAGTGCACGGTTTACAGTTTATTCCTATCAGGGTGGGGAGCATGGTCAAACTTTTTTTAAGTGCTTTAATTATAGCACTCAAAGGGCAGAACAATTAAAACTAGACGATTTATTGCATTTAAAACGTAAAAAGGAATTGCAATCATTAAATAAATTGCTCATTAAATATTTCGAGAATCCCGATCATTGTTTCAATGAGCTTCCTTTTATTGCTGCGGATTTTCAATTTTTTTCCTATCAGGATGATTGTTTTATTTTTTCCTTTTCTGATAATTCCTTAGGGGATTACGTTTGTGGGACTGCTGAAATTAAAATTCCGATATGGGATTTAAAACAGCATGGATTGTGGAAATTGTAA
- the purL gene encoding phosphoribosylformylglycinamidine synthase subunit PurL: MINQEVSLQLAEDLGINQEGFERISKNIGRSPNLLELQIYSVMWSENVSYKSSFNWINSLPNKGENIISGARQSNAGVVDIGNGEYCVFKMGTHNHPSGIDPYQGAATCVGDVCRDVVSLGAKPLLVLSSLRFGEASLDRTKWLMDEVVKGVRDYSSVLYLENMGGEVCFNSCYDTNPIVNVMVAGVVPKDKILLNRKMIPGQLVLIAGNSTSAEGVYGQAESFTIPKGNPGIGSSLIDSILKLNDENAVVRIENLDMAGIVNAVASISVHAKTGVDIDLNQIPLNQSGLSIEQVLLSRTQERIVLVVDKEKQELVFDVFAKANIPCNKIGAIVEAKTIRFTEAEIVVAELNAHDLVMGYGAPQSNRKHHLIEKEVAIDFLENIPEPGNYWKVINKMVNIPNLIIKEFLQLNFEEKTNKSPSDAQIVTVNSNGKTLCFTVSGNSVYSFNNPNLGAQINIARAVRRIVCSGGKPLALNDCLNFGSPLEESVFSQFVETVKGISNASEFFDTPVVGGNVSFYNESSVLGKREAINPTPIIGMLGVIEPKTNHMSYIYRNKGDMIFLIGKSRNDISGSEYLCSIHKKCNVGVPYFNLDEEKAINNLVTKLIEKKLVCSAHSVEAGGLFFNLIESSMPLGLGFDVTSPAEIRADAFLFGESQGRIVVSVSMEKEDDFVDVMMESGVPFSALGHVTKGELRIDDISYGSVEEYKKEYQ; this comes from the coding sequence ATGATAAATCAGGAAGTTTCTTTACAATTAGCAGAAGATTTGGGAATTAACCAAGAGGGATTTGAAAGGATTTCTAAAAATATTGGGCGGTCACCGAATTTATTGGAATTACAGATTTATTCTGTAATGTGGTCCGAAAATGTGTCCTATAAAAGTTCTTTTAATTGGATTAATTCATTGCCAAATAAGGGAGAGAATATAATCTCTGGTGCTCGTCAGTCAAATGCCGGTGTTGTTGATATTGGAAACGGTGAATATTGTGTTTTTAAAATGGGCACGCACAATCATCCAAGTGGAATTGATCCATATCAAGGGGCTGCAACATGCGTGGGTGATGTATGTCGTGATGTCGTATCTCTTGGAGCAAAACCTTTACTTGTTTTAAGTTCTTTGCGCTTTGGGGAAGCTTCTTTAGATCGAACCAAATGGTTGATGGATGAGGTGGTGAAAGGTGTACGCGATTATTCCTCGGTACTCTATTTGGAAAACATGGGTGGAGAGGTTTGCTTTAATTCCTGCTATGACACCAATCCTATTGTTAATGTGATGGTTGCCGGAGTTGTTCCAAAGGATAAAATATTGCTTAATAGAAAAATGATTCCAGGACAATTGGTTCTAATTGCAGGAAATTCTACTAGTGCTGAAGGAGTTTATGGTCAGGCTGAAAGTTTCACTATTCCAAAGGGAAATCCAGGTATAGGAAGTTCATTAATTGATAGCATTCTGAAATTGAATGATGAAAATGCTGTTGTTCGAATTGAGAATTTAGATATGGCAGGTATTGTTAATGCTGTGGCTTCAATAAGTGTTCATGCAAAAACAGGCGTAGATATTGATTTAAATCAAATTCCTCTTAATCAGTCTGGCTTAAGTATTGAGCAGGTACTTTTGTCAAGAACTCAAGAACGAATTGTGCTGGTTGTTGATAAAGAAAAACAAGAATTAGTTTTTGATGTGTTTGCGAAAGCTAATATCCCTTGCAATAAAATCGGGGCGATTGTTGAGGCTAAAACAATTCGATTTACCGAAGCTGAAATAGTTGTTGCAGAATTAAATGCACACGATTTGGTTATGGGATATGGTGCACCTCAGTCAAATAGAAAGCATCATCTAATCGAAAAAGAAGTGGCGATCGATTTTTTGGAGAATATTCCTGAACCAGGTAATTATTGGAAGGTTATTAATAAAATGGTGAATATTCCTAATTTGATAATCAAGGAGTTTTTACAACTTAATTTTGAGGAGAAAACAAATAAATCGCCATCCGATGCTCAAATAGTAACGGTGAATTCAAATGGTAAAACTCTTTGTTTTACTGTTTCAGGGAATTCAGTTTATTCATTTAATAATCCGAATCTTGGAGCACAAATTAATATTGCAAGAGCTGTTCGTCGAATTGTTTGTTCCGGCGGAAAACCGTTGGCTCTAAACGATTGTTTGAATTTTGGAAGTCCTTTGGAAGAAAGTGTTTTTTCTCAATTTGTTGAAACAGTAAAGGGAATTTCAAATGCAAGCGAGTTTTTTGATACCCCGGTTGTAGGGGGCAATGTGAGTTTCTACAATGAGAGTTCTGTTCTTGGGAAACGAGAAGCAATAAATCCAACACCAATAATTGGAATGCTTGGAGTCATTGAACCAAAGACAAATCACATGTCCTATATTTATAGGAATAAGGGTGATATGATTTTTTTAATTGGGAAATCGCGGAATGATATTTCGGGTTCTGAATATTTATGCTCAATTCATAAGAAGTGTAATGTTGGAGTACCTTATTTTAATCTTGATGAAGAAAAAGCAATAAATAACCTTGTTACGAAATTGATAGAGAAGAAATTAGTATGTTCTGCTCACTCAGTTGAAGCAGGCGGTCTTTTCTTTAATTTAATAGAATCATCGATGCCATTAGGATTAGGTTTTGATGTTACTTCTCCTGCGGAAATTCGTGCGGATGCATTCTTGTTTGGGGAATCTCAAGGAAGAATAGTTGTTTCTGTTTCCATGGAAAAAGAAGATGATTTTGTGGATGTGATGATGGAAAGTGGAGTGCCGTTTTCTGCTTTAGGTCATGTTACCAAAGGAGAACTGAGA
- a CDS encoding NAD(P)H-binding protein — MKVLVIGGSGFTGRKLIEILLKDKDYREVYALVRNKIDITDEKLIQVIVDFEVLSSENLPDCCDIAFCCLGTTIRKAQTKSNFRKVDFEYITNFAKLCEKHCIKEFHLISAIWASPQSIFFYQRVKGELECFINCLNFESVVIYRPSVIYGDRKEFRLFEAFAAWISRNLYFLFIGKLKRIVAVTGDQLAETIHRKSKSNLPGRWVIESEEISKA, encoded by the coding sequence ATGAAAGTGCTTGTAATTGGAGGATCTGGTTTTACCGGGAGAAAATTAATTGAAATTTTATTGAAGGATAAAGATTACAGGGAAGTATATGCATTGGTCAGAAATAAAATAGATATTACAGATGAAAAATTGATTCAGGTTATTGTCGATTTTGAAGTTCTTTCATCCGAAAATCTTCCGGATTGTTGCGATATTGCATTCTGTTGTTTGGGAACAACAATTCGAAAAGCTCAAACTAAGAGTAATTTTCGAAAAGTGGACTTTGAGTACATTACCAATTTTGCGAAGCTGTGCGAGAAACATTGTATAAAAGAATTTCATTTAATAAGCGCAATATGGGCAAGCCCTCAATCTATTTTCTTTTATCAGAGAGTGAAGGGTGAGCTCGAATGTTTTATTAATTGTTTGAATTTTGAATCAGTGGTAATTTATCGGCCATCGGTGATTTATGGTGATCGAAAAGAATTTCGGCTTTTCGAAGCATTTGCTGCCTGGATCAGCCGAAATCTGTATTTTCTTTTTATCGGTAAATTGAAACGAATTGTTGCCGTAACCGGAGATCAATTAGCTGAGACGATTCACCGAAAATCAAAAAGTAATTTACCAGGCAGATGGGTTATTGAATCTGAAGAAATATCCAAAGCCTGA
- a CDS encoding SDR family NAD(P)-dependent oxidoreductase, translated as MNKIAFITGATAGIGEACAKKLAEIGFDLIISGRRKEKLEILQQELIANYQVKVFSIELDVRNQKEVESKIKSLPEKWNKIDLLLNNAGLAVGVSSFQEGIIDDWERMIDTNLKGLLYVTRAITPLMIERKKGQIINITSVAGKEVYPGGNVYCATKHAVDAITKGMRIDLLPHNIKVCSLAPGMVDTEFSLVRFKGDSEKAEQVYNGFTPLNAEDIAETVEFIATRPSHVNINDILIMATDQASARDVNKQ; from the coding sequence ATGAATAAAATTGCATTTATAACAGGGGCAACTGCAGGCATTGGTGAAGCTTGTGCTAAAAAATTAGCTGAAATAGGATTTGATTTAATTATTTCGGGGCGACGAAAAGAAAAGCTGGAAATCTTACAGCAAGAATTAATTGCGAACTATCAGGTGAAGGTTTTCTCAATTGAATTGGATGTAAGAAATCAAAAAGAAGTTGAATCAAAAATAAAGTCGTTACCTGAAAAATGGAACAAAATTGATTTACTACTAAACAATGCCGGTTTAGCTGTAGGTGTTTCGTCTTTTCAGGAAGGAATAATAGACGATTGGGAAAGAATGATTGATACCAATTTGAAAGGTCTTTTATACGTAACACGAGCAATTACTCCTTTAATGATAGAGAGAAAGAAGGGCCAAATTATTAACATTACTTCGGTAGCCGGAAAAGAAGTTTACCCAGGTGGAAATGTATATTGTGCAACGAAACATGCGGTTGACGCTATCACCAAAGGAATGAGAATTGATTTACTACCTCACAATATTAAAGTTTGTTCTCTTGCTCCGGGAATGGTTGATACCGAATTTTCATTGGTGCGATTCAAAGGAGATTCCGAAAAAGCAGAGCAGGTATATAACGGATTCACACCACTTAATGCTGAAGATATTGCCGAAACAGTCGAATTTATTGCCACCAGACCATCACATGTAAACATCAATGATATTTTGATAATGGCTACTGATCAAGCTTCTGCAAGAGACGTTAACAAGCAATAA